The Microbacter sp. GSS18 genome has a segment encoding these proteins:
- a CDS encoding alcohol dehydrogenase catalytic domain-containing protein, protein MPDALAAVVDGRGRAPVRARVHLDALRDDEVLVEIAASGVCHTDLTAIDGGVPFAYPAVFGHEGAGTVTAVGANVDHVARGDRVVLTFDACGRCRSCREGHPAYCRDFASRNYRGTRPDGSSTVRDTAGAPIGASWMAQSSWATRAIARATNVVPIGDDIPFALAAPLGCGVLTGAGTVLNVLRPTAEDRLLVIGAGTVGLSALMAARAVGCAGVTVVEPDPARRRLALGLGAEKVVTPDDFVPDDVRHDLAIDTVGTQRALDAALGSLRTPGTCATVALRRGANPVTISQTAMLWGRTLTGVIEGDAVPATGIPQLIALWRAGLFPLEKLVTLYPFADLDEAVRAARTGAAVKAVLVMGPDSRGPAEPVATTAGSAVERVRTILAERSGDAEELATLWDILPAVRAADLTGLWRGTGIDTGHPTQQVLERSGWFGKNFVDAEHVQPIVCRDDAGELYADVRLAGDAGAWLADASHRGKVTATMAYDNKPIHDHFVRVDEHTLLGVMAGRGTLDHGLPYYFVLEREPGEFGALPERGA, encoded by the coding sequence ATGCCGGATGCGCTGGCCGCGGTCGTCGACGGCCGCGGCCGAGCGCCCGTGCGCGCCCGCGTGCACCTCGATGCGCTGCGGGACGACGAGGTCCTCGTCGAGATCGCCGCGTCGGGCGTGTGCCACACCGATCTCACAGCGATCGACGGCGGCGTGCCGTTCGCCTACCCGGCGGTGTTCGGACACGAAGGTGCGGGGACGGTGACCGCGGTCGGCGCGAACGTCGACCATGTCGCACGCGGCGATCGCGTGGTGCTCACGTTCGACGCGTGCGGCCGCTGCCGGTCGTGCCGGGAGGGCCACCCCGCCTACTGCCGGGACTTCGCGAGCCGCAACTACCGGGGAACCCGCCCCGACGGTTCCAGCACGGTACGCGATACCGCCGGCGCCCCGATCGGAGCCTCGTGGATGGCGCAGTCCTCGTGGGCGACGCGGGCGATCGCGCGTGCGACGAACGTCGTCCCCATCGGCGACGACATCCCGTTCGCGCTCGCAGCCCCGCTCGGATGCGGTGTGCTCACGGGCGCCGGAACGGTCCTGAACGTCCTGAGGCCGACCGCCGAGGACCGTCTGCTCGTCATCGGCGCCGGCACCGTCGGGCTCTCGGCGCTCATGGCCGCGCGTGCCGTCGGCTGCGCGGGCGTGACCGTCGTGGAGCCGGATCCGGCGCGGCGCCGGCTCGCCTTGGGGCTCGGCGCCGAGAAGGTCGTGACTCCCGACGACTTCGTTCCCGATGACGTCCGGCACGACCTGGCGATCGACACGGTCGGCACCCAGCGCGCATTGGATGCCGCGCTGGGCTCGCTCCGGACCCCCGGAACGTGCGCCACCGTGGCGCTGCGCCGCGGGGCCAACCCGGTGACGATCAGCCAGACCGCCATGCTGTGGGGGCGCACGCTGACCGGTGTCATCGAGGGCGATGCGGTGCCGGCAACCGGCATCCCGCAGCTGATCGCGCTGTGGCGCGCCGGGCTGTTCCCGCTCGAGAAGCTCGTGACGTTGTACCCGTTCGCCGATCTCGACGAGGCCGTGCGGGCGGCGCGGACCGGAGCGGCGGTCAAGGCCGTCCTCGTCATGGGGCCGGACTCGCGTGGGCCGGCCGAACCGGTCGCGACGACCGCGGGCTCGGCGGTCGAACGCGTGCGGACGATCCTCGCCGAGCGCAGCGGAGACGCCGAGGAGCTCGCGACGCTGTGGGACATCCTCCCGGCCGTTCGCGCAGCGGACCTGACCGGACTGTGGCGGGGGACCGGCATCGACACCGGCCACCCCACGCAGCAGGTGCTCGAGCGGTCCGGCTGGTTCGGCAAGAACTTCGTCGACGCCGAGCACGTGCAGCCGATCGTGTGCCGCGACGACGCCGGTGAGCTGTACGCCGATGTCCGGCTCGCCGGCGATGCGGGAGCATGGCTCGCCGACGCCTCACACCGCGGCAAGGTCACCGCGACGATGGCGTACGACAACAAGCCCATCCACGATCACTTCGTGCGCGTCGACGAGCACACGCTGCTCGGCGTGATGGCCGGCCGCGGCACGCTCGACCACGGGCTGCCGTACTACTTCGTCCTCGAGCGCGAGCCCGGCGAGTTCGGCGCCCTCCCCGAGCGCGGCGCCTGA
- a CDS encoding SDR family NAD(P)-dependent oxidoreductase: protein MTDASAPAALITGGSRGIGLAIARALAAEGYALTLSARTPESLAAAAEDLRSRDAVVETVAADASDEEDIARLVAAHDERYGRLDALVLNAGMGHGSPIAETPLRRVDKHYSLNVRGTFSLMATAIPLLRATAAGSERGARVIAIASLAGLVPEPNLAAYSATKAAVVSLCEALCIEESGNGVSATAVCPGYVDTDMAAWKHGEIPPEQMIRADDIAELAVSITRLSRNAVVPQLAVYRAGDGLRGA, encoded by the coding sequence ATGACGGATGCTTCAGCTCCCGCTGCCCTGATCACCGGCGGATCGCGCGGCATCGGCCTCGCGATCGCGCGGGCCCTCGCCGCCGAGGGGTACGCCCTGACGCTGTCGGCGCGCACGCCCGAGTCCCTCGCGGCCGCCGCCGAGGACCTGCGCTCCCGCGATGCGGTCGTCGAAACGGTCGCGGCGGATGCCTCGGACGAGGAGGACATCGCCCGACTCGTCGCGGCCCACGACGAGCGGTACGGCCGCCTCGACGCGCTCGTGCTCAACGCCGGTATGGGGCACGGCAGTCCCATCGCCGAGACTCCGCTGCGCCGCGTCGACAAGCACTACAGCCTCAACGTCCGCGGGACCTTCTCGCTCATGGCGACCGCGATCCCGCTCCTGCGGGCCACGGCGGCCGGCAGCGAGCGGGGAGCGCGCGTGATCGCGATCGCGTCGCTGGCGGGGCTCGTGCCCGAGCCGAACCTCGCCGCCTACAGCGCCACGAAGGCGGCCGTCGTGTCGCTGTGCGAGGCGCTGTGCATCGAGGAGTCCGGCAACGGCGTCTCGGCAACCGCGGTGTGCCCCGGGTACGTCGACACCGACATGGCCGCGTGGAAGCACGGCGAGATCCCACCCGAGCAGATGATCCGCGCCGACGACATCGCCGAGCTCGCAGTGAGCATCACGCGCCTGTCGCGGAACGCCGTCGTCCCGCAGCTGGCGGTCTACCGGGCCGGCGACGGCCTGCGCGGCGCCTGA
- a CDS encoding phosphotransferase family protein — protein MTSLADTTPPGILRDELEAWLREHTAIDTDRMRIRTISGGKSNLTYELADGAVRWVLRRPPLGPLTPSAHDMLREHRVIAALGDTAVPVARAIAACEDDAVLGVPFAIYEYVEGRTVRSADEARALPSAARSRVVGELVSTLAELHRVDRAAVGLGTLGRPAGFAARQVTRWRGQWERVATRDGASAVLLADRLADAVPPGAGEAVVHGDYRLDNVLVAEDGGIAAVVDWEMATLGDPLTDLGLLLVYADPLSEPVLGVEHVSRAGLPDFERMAELYADASGRDLGDLDFYLALAYFKLAVIAEGIHQRFLAGKTVGEGFASIGEAVDPLLQAGLERIGR, from the coding sequence ATGACCTCGCTCGCTGACACGACACCCCCCGGCATCCTGCGCGACGAGCTCGAGGCATGGCTGCGCGAGCACACCGCGATCGACACCGATCGGATGCGGATCCGCACGATCTCGGGCGGCAAGTCGAATCTGACCTACGAGCTCGCCGACGGAGCCGTGCGGTGGGTGCTCCGGCGCCCGCCGCTCGGTCCGCTGACGCCGAGCGCGCACGACATGCTCCGTGAGCACCGGGTGATCGCCGCCCTGGGCGACACCGCCGTGCCGGTGGCGCGAGCGATCGCCGCGTGCGAGGACGACGCGGTGCTGGGTGTGCCGTTCGCGATCTACGAGTACGTCGAGGGCCGCACGGTGCGCTCGGCGGATGAGGCCCGCGCCCTCCCGTCTGCGGCGCGGTCACGTGTGGTGGGCGAACTCGTGTCCACCCTCGCAGAGCTCCATCGCGTCGATCGGGCCGCAGTGGGTCTGGGGACCCTCGGCCGGCCGGCGGGCTTCGCAGCCCGCCAGGTGACGCGATGGCGAGGGCAGTGGGAGCGCGTCGCGACTCGCGACGGCGCTTCCGCTGTTCTCCTGGCCGACCGTCTCGCCGACGCCGTCCCCCCCGGCGCCGGCGAGGCGGTCGTCCACGGCGACTACCGGCTCGACAACGTTCTCGTCGCCGAGGACGGCGGCATCGCCGCGGTCGTCGACTGGGAGATGGCCACCCTCGGCGACCCGCTCACCGACCTCGGTCTGCTGCTGGTGTACGCCGACCCGCTCAGCGAGCCGGTGCTCGGCGTCGAACACGTCAGTCGGGCGGGCCTGCCCGACTTCGAGCGCATGGCCGAGCTGTACGCGGATGCCTCGGGACGCGACCTCGGCGATCTCGACTTCTACCTCGCGCTGGCCTACTTCAAGCTCGCGGTGATCGCCGAGGGGATCCACCAGCGGTTCCTCGCGGGCAAGACCGTCGGAGAAGGCTTCGCCTCGATCGGCGAGGCCGTGGACCCCCTGCTGCAGGCGGGGCTGGAAAGGATCGGACGATGA
- a CDS encoding acyl-CoA dehydrogenase family protein — translation MSVPVPSALTERVRDFIRDEVIPVEEQVAGVVHGNGHEADEALRARLQSAARAAGLLAPQLPTEWGGHGITALEQADVFEAAGYSLLGPIALNIAAPDEGNMHMIERVASVEQKEQWLRPLAAGDIRSAFAMTEPPPGTGSDPRALNTRAERVAGGWRISGEKWFITGARGADVVICMARTSGERGDAGGATMFLVPGGTPGMSIVRDMETVDAGFFGGHSVMSFDDCVVTDSAVLGEVDEGFRYAQVRLAPARLTHCMRWLGLAGRAHDIALGHATAREGFGARIADLGLAQQHIADNEIDIAASRALIRETARLLDAGADAGTASSIAKTFVAEAVGRVVDRSVQLAGGQGVSGELLLSRYWREVRPFRIYDGSSETHRWSIAKRAISRFRKGERHDLAR, via the coding sequence ATGAGCGTTCCCGTCCCTTCCGCGCTGACCGAACGAGTCCGGGATTTCATCCGCGACGAGGTGATCCCCGTCGAGGAGCAGGTCGCGGGCGTGGTGCACGGCAACGGCCACGAGGCCGATGAGGCCCTGCGGGCCCGCCTGCAGTCCGCCGCGCGGGCGGCCGGACTGCTCGCACCGCAGCTGCCGACCGAGTGGGGCGGCCACGGCATCACCGCTCTCGAGCAGGCCGACGTCTTCGAGGCGGCCGGCTACTCGCTGCTGGGGCCGATCGCCCTGAACATCGCCGCCCCCGACGAGGGCAACATGCACATGATCGAGCGCGTGGCATCGGTCGAGCAGAAGGAGCAGTGGCTCCGCCCCCTCGCCGCAGGCGACATCCGCTCGGCCTTCGCGATGACCGAACCGCCGCCCGGAACCGGCAGTGACCCGCGCGCCCTGAACACGCGCGCCGAGCGCGTCGCCGGCGGCTGGCGCATCTCGGGCGAGAAGTGGTTCATCACGGGCGCGCGCGGCGCGGACGTCGTCATCTGCATGGCCCGGACCTCCGGCGAGCGCGGCGACGCCGGCGGCGCCACGATGTTCCTGGTCCCCGGCGGCACGCCGGGCATGAGCATCGTGCGCGACATGGAGACCGTCGATGCCGGCTTCTTCGGCGGCCACAGCGTGATGAGCTTCGACGACTGCGTCGTCACCGACTCCGCCGTCCTCGGCGAGGTCGACGAGGGCTTCCGCTACGCGCAGGTGCGCCTCGCGCCGGCGCGGTTGACCCACTGCATGCGCTGGCTCGGCCTCGCCGGCCGCGCGCACGACATCGCCCTCGGCCACGCGACCGCGCGCGAGGGCTTCGGCGCCCGCATCGCCGACCTGGGCCTGGCCCAGCAGCACATCGCCGACAACGAGATCGACATCGCCGCCTCCCGCGCGCTCATCCGTGAGACCGCTCGCCTGCTCGATGCGGGGGCGGATGCCGGCACGGCCTCGTCGATCGCCAAGACGTTCGTCGCCGAAGCGGTCGGCCGTGTCGTAGACCGCAGCGTCCAACTCGCCGGCGGCCAGGGCGTGTCGGGCGAGCTGCTCCTGTCCCGCTACTGGCGCGAGGTGCGCCCGTTCCGCATCTACGACGGTTCGAGCGAGACGCACCGGTGGTCGATCGCGAAGCGCGCCATCAGCCGCTTCCGGAAGGGAGAGCGCCATGACCTCGCTCGCTGA
- a CDS encoding acyl-CoA dehydrogenase family protein has product MTLMSPVTAEKVRGLYEEEHEQFRDIVREFVEQYARPNTERWEAEGKVDRWLFTKAAEAGILGFGIPEEYGGGGAEDFRFNAIMGEELARNPVSDGMAGIALSNDIVIPYFTDLTNDEQKQRWLPGIAAGELIVAVAMTEPGTGSDLAGIRTTAVRDGDDYIVNGTKIFISNGQNADLVVTAVRTGDDPHRGISLIVIETDADGFSRGKNLEKIGLHAQDTSELIFEDVRVPAANVLGVEGQGFLGLMKNLPQERLSIAAAAVASIEGVLERTLTYVKDRKAFGKPIGTFQNTRFELAEMVTGAQVSRAYIDQCIVRHTAGELSAEDAAAAKFWTTEQYVNVVNRCLQLHGGYGYMREYRIARDYEDARITTIYGGTTEIMKEIVGRSLGL; this is encoded by the coding sequence ATGACGTTGATGTCACCCGTCACCGCGGAGAAGGTCCGCGGACTCTACGAAGAGGAGCACGAGCAGTTCCGCGACATCGTCCGGGAGTTCGTCGAGCAGTACGCCCGCCCCAACACCGAGCGCTGGGAAGCCGAGGGCAAAGTGGACCGTTGGCTGTTCACCAAGGCCGCCGAAGCGGGAATCCTCGGCTTCGGCATCCCCGAGGAGTACGGCGGCGGCGGCGCCGAGGACTTCCGCTTCAACGCGATCATGGGCGAGGAGCTCGCTCGCAACCCGGTGTCGGACGGCATGGCCGGCATCGCGCTGTCGAACGACATCGTCATCCCCTACTTCACCGACCTCACCAATGACGAGCAGAAGCAGCGGTGGCTGCCCGGCATCGCCGCCGGCGAACTGATCGTCGCGGTCGCCATGACCGAGCCGGGCACCGGCAGCGATCTGGCCGGCATCCGCACCACCGCCGTGCGCGACGGCGACGACTACATCGTCAACGGCACGAAGATCTTCATCTCGAACGGGCAGAACGCCGACCTGGTCGTCACGGCCGTGCGCACCGGCGACGACCCGCACCGCGGCATCAGCCTCATCGTGATCGAGACGGATGCCGACGGCTTCTCGCGCGGCAAGAACCTCGAGAAGATCGGGCTGCACGCACAGGACACCAGCGAGCTGATCTTCGAGGACGTCCGGGTCCCCGCCGCCAATGTGCTCGGCGTCGAGGGGCAGGGGTTCCTGGGGCTCATGAAGAACCTCCCGCAGGAGCGCCTGTCGATCGCGGCCGCCGCTGTCGCGAGCATCGAAGGCGTGCTCGAGCGCACCCTGACCTACGTCAAGGACCGCAAGGCGTTCGGCAAGCCGATCGGCACGTTCCAGAACACGCGGTTCGAGCTGGCCGAGATGGTCACCGGCGCCCAGGTGAGCCGGGCGTACATCGACCAGTGCATCGTGCGCCACACCGCGGGCGAGCTGAGCGCTGAGGACGCCGCGGCGGCGAAGTTCTGGACCACCGAGCAGTACGTGAACGTCGTCAACCGCTGCCTGCAGCTGCACGGCGGGTACGGCTACATGCGCGAGTACCGCATCGCACGCGACTACGAGGACGCGCGCATCACCACCATCTACGGCGGCACGACCGAGATCATGAAAGAGATCGTCGGCCGGAGCCTCGGACTCTGA
- a CDS encoding acetyl-CoA C-acetyltransferase — protein sequence MADAYIYDAVRTPRGKNRGGSLHGTKPVDLVVGLIDALKERNPSLDTELIDDIVLGVVSPIGEQGGDIARTAALVAGLPESVAGVQLNRFCASGLEAVNTAAQKVASGFDDLILAGGVEAMSRVPIGSDGGAYVQDPSTNYDLYFVPQGIGADLIATMEGFSREDVDAYAAESQRRAAAAWQAGYFDGSIVPVKDMNGVTLLERDEHMRAGTTAESLGGLNAAFAGVGDQAGYDAVALQKYHAVERVNHVHTAGNSSGIVDGAALMIIGSKEVGEKLGLTPRARIVSAAVTGSEPTIMLTGPTPATEKALKKAGLTPEDIDLFELNEAFASVVMKWMKDLDIPHDKVNVNGGAIAMGHPLGATGAMILGTLLDELERRDQKRGLATLCVGAGMGIATVIERV from the coding sequence ATGGCAGACGCATACATCTACGACGCCGTGCGCACCCCGCGCGGCAAGAACCGCGGGGGATCGCTCCACGGCACCAAGCCGGTCGACCTCGTCGTCGGTCTCATCGACGCGCTCAAAGAGCGCAACCCGAGCCTCGACACCGAGCTGATCGACGACATCGTCCTCGGCGTCGTGTCGCCGATCGGCGAGCAGGGCGGCGACATCGCCCGCACGGCCGCGCTCGTCGCGGGCCTTCCCGAGAGTGTCGCTGGTGTGCAGCTGAACCGCTTCTGCGCCTCGGGCCTCGAGGCGGTCAACACCGCGGCGCAGAAGGTCGCCTCGGGCTTCGACGACCTCATCCTCGCGGGCGGCGTCGAGGCGATGTCGCGCGTGCCGATCGGCTCGGACGGCGGCGCGTACGTGCAGGATCCCAGCACGAACTACGACCTGTACTTCGTGCCGCAGGGCATCGGAGCAGACCTCATCGCCACGATGGAGGGCTTCTCGCGCGAGGATGTCGACGCGTACGCCGCCGAGTCGCAGCGTCGCGCCGCCGCCGCGTGGCAGGCGGGCTACTTCGACGGCTCGATCGTGCCGGTCAAGGACATGAACGGCGTGACGCTCCTCGAGCGCGACGAGCACATGCGCGCGGGCACGACGGCCGAGTCCCTCGGCGGGCTCAACGCCGCCTTCGCCGGCGTCGGCGACCAGGCCGGCTACGACGCGGTGGCGCTGCAGAAGTACCACGCCGTCGAGCGGGTGAACCACGTCCACACGGCCGGCAACTCGTCGGGCATCGTCGACGGCGCCGCCCTCATGATCATCGGCAGCAAAGAGGTCGGCGAGAAGCTGGGCCTGACGCCCCGCGCGCGCATCGTCTCGGCGGCCGTGACCGGCTCGGAGCCGACGATCATGCTGACCGGGCCCACGCCCGCGACCGAGAAGGCGCTCAAGAAGGCCGGGCTGACCCCGGAGGACATCGACCTGTTCGAGCTGAACGAGGCCTTCGCCTCGGTCGTCATGAAGTGGATGAAGGACCTCGACATCCCGCACGACAAGGTCAACGTCAACGGCGGGGCCATCGCGATGGGCCACCCGCTTGGCGCCACCGGCGCCATGATCCTCGGCACCCTGCTCGACGAGCTGGAGCGCCGTGACCAGAAGCGCGGGCTCGCGACGCTGTGCGTCGGGGCCGGCATGGGCATCGCCACCGTCATCGAGCGGGTCTGA